In one Arenibacter antarcticus genomic region, the following are encoded:
- a CDS encoding FG-GAP-like repeat-containing protein: MTTSRMKVCIYLLCVGTFMLSCSKTNGPASGAPPLFQLMDSTHTGINFENDLSYNQEFNVYRYRNFYNGGGVAIGDINNDGLLDIYFTANLTGNKLYLNKGNFKFQDITETAGVSGEKAWSTGVTMVDINGDGHLDIYVCNSGDIAGDNKQNELFINNGDLTFTEAAEKYGLDDQGYSTHASFFDYDKDGDLDVYLLNNSYKSIGSFNLQRNERYERDVLGGDKLLRNDGGTFVDVTEEAGIYGSVIGFGLGVTVGDMNNDGWEDIFVSNDFFERDYLYLNQQDGTFKEVLTQQIKSISGASMGADVADINNDGFTDIFVTEMLPSEYSRLKTVTTFEDWNKYQLNLKNDYYHQFTRNMLQLNNGNSTFSEIGRLSGVEASDWSWGALLFDIDNDGQKDLFIANGIYKDLTNQDYLQYVSSEAVIQSIVANNKVDYNKLIDIIPSNMVENHAFKNQGNLKFTREWNSGLNDLSFSNGAAYGDLDNDGDLDLVVNNVNMPSFIYKNNAETLTNHNYLKIILKGPNKNTNAIGAKLKLTSKMGSQYLEQQPIRGFQSSVDLRPNFGLKDSLPVSLQVTWPSGRVTKLAEISVNQTITLYEREALPPVLDSVPKLSPLFTPSDLKIDYKHKENRFVDFDRDRLIPHMLSTQGPKMAIADVNNDGIDDIYIGGSKGSPGTLILGKGDKFIATDATNFINDTGYEDAGMLFFDADNDGDLDLYICSGGVEFSQFSSYLKDRLYFNDGKGNFTLSDQHLPSASGTHSTSIVIAADLDMDGDLDLFVGERSVPGQYGLPGSGFILRNDGKGAFKDVTVEIAPELVDIGMITDAKFEDLNGDGTPELIVTGEFMGIEIFLNQEGKLVRKKDNPLSQLKGWWNVIHAVDLDNDGDLDLVIGNHGKNSRFKASAEKPINLFVKDFDQNGFSDPIMTFTAKNGKHYPYNLRHNLIEQLKDLKKKFPNYESFKDASITEIFTKEELQGALKLEANTLSSLILINEGNLNFKVLELPIEAQFSPIYAIYAHDYDEDGDMDIVMGGNLYGVKPEVGRYDASYGIYLENLGNHQFKYHRDGRGLFLDGEIRDIKVMGPHLIVTKNKDSIEVFKF, from the coding sequence ATGACGACAAGTCGAATGAAGGTGTGCATTTACTTATTATGTGTAGGAACGTTTATGCTGTCCTGCTCAAAAACTAATGGCCCTGCATCTGGTGCACCACCGCTTTTTCAGTTAATGGACAGCACCCACACAGGTATCAATTTTGAAAATGACCTTAGTTACAACCAGGAGTTCAATGTATATCGGTACCGTAATTTTTATAATGGGGGCGGAGTGGCCATTGGCGATATCAACAATGATGGATTATTGGATATTTATTTTACCGCCAACCTCACCGGCAATAAGCTTTATTTGAACAAGGGAAATTTTAAGTTCCAGGATATTACCGAAACGGCAGGCGTGAGTGGCGAAAAAGCTTGGTCTACCGGAGTTACCATGGTAGATATTAACGGGGATGGCCATTTGGATATTTACGTATGCAATTCCGGGGATATTGCCGGAGACAATAAACAAAACGAACTCTTTATAAACAACGGTGACCTTACCTTTACGGAGGCGGCCGAAAAATATGGTTTGGACGACCAAGGGTATTCCACCCATGCCTCTTTTTTTGATTACGATAAGGACGGGGATCTAGATGTATACCTACTAAATAATTCTTATAAATCCATAGGCAGTTTTAATCTTCAGCGCAACGAAAGATATGAACGGGACGTGCTGGGAGGGGATAAACTCTTGAGAAATGATGGGGGCACCTTTGTTGATGTTACCGAGGAAGCAGGGATCTACGGCAGTGTAATTGGTTTTGGCCTGGGCGTTACCGTTGGGGATATGAATAACGATGGATGGGAAGACATCTTTGTTTCCAACGATTTCTTTGAGCGGGACTACCTATACCTTAACCAACAAGACGGCACCTTTAAGGAGGTCCTTACCCAACAAATAAAATCTATTAGTGGCGCCTCTATGGGGGCCGATGTGGCTGATATTAACAATGATGGGTTTACTGATATCTTTGTCACCGAAATGCTGCCTTCAGAATACTCCCGGTTAAAGACGGTCACTACCTTTGAAGATTGGAACAAATACCAACTAAACTTAAAGAACGATTATTACCATCAGTTTACCCGTAATATGTTACAACTGAACAACGGAAACTCCACTTTCAGTGAAATTGGGAGGCTAAGTGGGGTGGAAGCTTCTGACTGGAGCTGGGGTGCCCTACTTTTTGATATAGACAATGATGGACAGAAAGACCTCTTTATTGCCAATGGCATATACAAAGACCTCACTAATCAGGATTATTTACAGTACGTTTCCAGTGAAGCGGTAATTCAGTCCATTGTGGCCAACAATAAAGTAGATTACAATAAACTTATAGATATTATCCCCTCCAATATGGTGGAGAACCACGCCTTCAAAAACCAAGGGAACCTAAAATTCACCCGAGAATGGAACTCAGGCCTAAATGATTTAAGTTTCTCCAATGGGGCAGCTTATGGGGATCTAGATAATGACGGAGATCTAGACTTAGTGGTAAATAACGTAAATATGCCCTCGTTTATTTACAAGAACAATGCAGAGACCCTGACCAACCACAATTATTTAAAAATAATCCTAAAAGGTCCTAATAAGAACACCAATGCCATAGGCGCAAAATTAAAACTCACCTCCAAAATGGGGAGTCAGTATTTGGAACAACAACCCATCCGTGGTTTCCAGTCCAGTGTAGACTTAAGACCCAACTTCGGACTAAAGGATAGCCTCCCTGTAAGCCTACAGGTCACTTGGCCCTCCGGAAGAGTAACCAAATTAGCGGAGATATCGGTCAACCAAACTATAACATTATACGAAAGGGAGGCACTCCCCCCTGTTTTGGATTCCGTTCCAAAACTCAGCCCGTTGTTTACACCCTCTGATTTAAAAATTGATTACAAACATAAAGAGAACCGATTTGTTGACTTTGATCGGGACCGATTAATACCCCATATGCTAAGCACCCAAGGCCCAAAAATGGCCATTGCCGATGTTAATAACGATGGAATAGACGATATCTATATTGGTGGATCAAAAGGAAGCCCGGGCACCCTAATACTTGGGAAGGGTGATAAATTTATCGCCACAGACGCAACCAATTTTATAAATGATACCGGTTACGAAGATGCAGGAATGCTTTTTTTTGATGCGGACAATGATGGGGACCTAGACCTTTACATTTGTAGCGGGGGCGTAGAGTTTTCACAATTTTCCAGCTATCTAAAAGACCGACTTTACTTTAACGACGGGAAGGGGAATTTTACGCTCTCGGACCAACATTTACCCTCGGCCTCGGGAACCCACAGTACCTCCATTGTCATAGCAGCCGATTTGGACATGGATGGTGATCTGGACCTTTTTGTGGGCGAGAGGTCAGTCCCTGGACAATACGGCCTACCTGGATCCGGATTTATTCTAAGGAACGATGGAAAGGGAGCCTTTAAAGACGTCACCGTGGAAATAGCGCCAGAACTTGTAGATATTGGAATGATTACCGATGCCAAATTTGAGGATTTAAACGGAGATGGAACTCCGGAGCTTATTGTTACCGGAGAGTTTATGGGAATAGAGATCTTCCTTAACCAAGAAGGGAAATTGGTTCGCAAAAAAGATAACCCGTTGTCCCAATTAAAAGGATGGTGGAACGTGATACACGCCGTAGATCTGGATAATGATGGAGATCTAGACTTGGTCATAGGCAATCACGGGAAAAATTCCAGGTTTAAAGCCAGCGCAGAGAAACCTATAAATTTATTTGTCAAAGATTTTGATCAAAACGGATTTAGCGACCCTATTATGACCTTTACCGCCAAAAACGGCAAACACTACCCCTATAACCTGAGACATAACTTAATTGAGCAGCTAAAGGACCTAAAAAAGAAATTTCCGAACTACGAATCCTTTAAGGATGCAAGTATCACAGAAATATTTACGAAAGAGGAATTACAAGGCGCCTTAAAGTTAGAGGCCAACACACTATCCTCCCTTATCTTGATCAATGAAGGCAATTTAAATTTCAAGGTGTTAGAATTGCCCATAGAGGCACAG
- a CDS encoding VCBS repeat-containing protein — MKVHSLVILYCLIFLSCVQKKEALEEMSATLFVSRTDSGINFQNNLTYTEDFNPYTYRNFYNGGGVAIGDINNDGLPDIYFTGNMVDNKLYLNKGNWQFEEITQIAGVACENVWSTGATFVDINNDGLLDLYVCKSGKPGGANRHNELFINNGDLTFTEKSAEYGLDIEGLSVHAAFFDFDKDGDLDCYILNNSIKSIGAFDLIKDQRNIPSDTGNKLLRNDNGKFINISSEAGIYTSAIGFGLGITLSDFNGDSWPDLFISNDFFERDYLYLNNQKGGFDEVAEHYISSFSMGSMGADSGDLNNDLLPDLMVTEMLPATIERQRTKAIYESWDKYSMVIKQGYAHQFPRNVLQRNMGESGFFEIGRYSGVSATEWSWASLIFDMDNDGLRDIFIGNGIYKDLLDRDYLTYMANEEKVRNMMRTEEEVIMKLIDLMPSQAVPNAAFINQGDFQFSNNTDSLGLATPSFSNGSAYADLDNDGDLDLVVNNVNMPAFIYENKTDTTTHKSIYINFKSNTKNTKAVGAKAIIFYDENKTAMAENFPSRGFQSSVNHGVHFGLGPNNIIDSLKIIWPNGATSKELHLNTNKTYTFLEPTSYNEGEAAPILQNSRFLHPIAPLFNFTHVENNYVDFNRERLLPQMFNNEGPAMATADINGDGIMDVYIGGAKNQSGSLFLSTPNQSGYTEIKEPFLPHKSSEDTHAVFFDSDNDGDLDLYVCSGGKAFSTYDWALNDRLYINDGKGNFTISSNPLPFTLPLSSSTVKAVDFDNDGDMDLFVGGRFNPNVYGTPVSSYILENLGQNKFSLYNAPVLENLGMVTDAAWVDIDQDGWQDLIVLGEWMPIQIFINKKGKFINQTETYGLANSTGMWSTLKITDINGDGKMDILAGNIGHNSFYKPGTRLYLKDFDENGFAEQIICHKLNNNYYPIVDRDELIAQLPELKNKMLFYKDYATATITDLFDKESLMEAYKIDLQITATSLFLNKGKHFKQKELPPEIQYSNVSAIEVMDINKDGVMDVLLGGNQYLVKPQFGRLDASKGWEVLGQNLEKNNYSFGKVKPLGIQGQIRNFKLVPYKGKQLLLTAINNNHLLFHEAP, encoded by the coding sequence ATGAAAGTGCATTCCCTAGTTATCCTGTACTGCCTTATATTCCTTTCCTGTGTCCAGAAAAAAGAAGCTCTGGAAGAAATGAGCGCCACATTATTTGTGTCACGGACCGATTCCGGAATCAATTTCCAAAACAACCTTACTTATACCGAAGATTTTAACCCATATACCTATCGCAATTTCTACAATGGTGGAGGTGTTGCCATTGGCGATATAAATAACGACGGCCTACCAGACATCTATTTCACTGGAAACATGGTAGACAACAAGCTCTATCTGAACAAAGGAAATTGGCAATTTGAAGAGATTACCCAAATAGCAGGGGTTGCCTGTGAAAACGTATGGTCTACCGGAGCAACCTTTGTTGATATTAACAATGATGGCCTATTGGACCTTTATGTTTGTAAATCAGGGAAACCTGGAGGAGCCAATAGACATAACGAACTTTTCATCAATAATGGAGACCTCACCTTTACCGAAAAATCTGCAGAATACGGGCTAGATATAGAAGGGCTTTCCGTGCATGCCGCATTCTTTGATTTTGACAAAGACGGTGACCTAGATTGTTATATCTTAAACAACTCCATAAAGTCTATCGGAGCTTTCGACCTAATCAAAGATCAACGTAACATTCCCAGCGATACCGGAAATAAACTTTTAAGAAACGACAATGGAAAATTTATCAATATATCTTCAGAAGCCGGAATATACACAAGTGCTATCGGATTTGGATTAGGAATTACACTGAGCGACTTTAACGGGGATTCCTGGCCAGACCTGTTTATTTCCAACGATTTTTTTGAACGGGATTACCTCTACCTCAATAACCAAAAAGGTGGGTTCGATGAGGTGGCTGAGCACTATATTTCATCTTTCTCAATGGGATCTATGGGAGCAGATTCCGGTGACCTCAACAATGACCTGCTCCCAGATCTAATGGTTACGGAAATGCTGCCCGCTACCATAGAAAGACAGCGCACCAAAGCAATTTATGAATCTTGGGACAAATACAGTATGGTCATAAAACAAGGCTATGCCCATCAATTTCCTAGAAATGTATTGCAACGAAATATGGGGGAAAGCGGATTTTTTGAAATTGGAAGATACTCTGGTGTATCCGCAACAGAATGGAGCTGGGCATCTCTGATATTCGATATGGACAATGATGGGCTGCGAGACATTTTTATTGGTAATGGCATCTATAAAGATTTATTGGATAGGGACTACCTTACCTATATGGCAAATGAGGAGAAAGTCAGGAATATGATGAGGACTGAGGAAGAGGTGATTATGAAGTTGATCGATCTAATGCCCTCACAGGCCGTCCCAAATGCCGCCTTTATTAATCAAGGCGACTTCCAGTTCTCCAATAATACGGATAGCTTGGGACTTGCAACTCCCAGTTTTAGCAATGGAAGTGCCTATGCAGATCTGGACAACGATGGCGATCTGGACTTGGTGGTCAACAATGTAAATATGCCCGCCTTTATCTATGAGAACAAAACAGACACTACTACCCATAAAAGTATATACATCAACTTTAAATCGAACACCAAGAATACCAAGGCAGTAGGCGCAAAAGCTATAATATTCTACGATGAAAATAAAACGGCCATGGCAGAAAACTTCCCTTCTAGAGGTTTTCAAAGTTCAGTAAACCATGGTGTGCATTTTGGATTGGGACCCAACAACATCATAGACAGTCTAAAGATAATATGGCCCAATGGGGCTACCTCTAAAGAGCTTCACCTTAACACCAATAAAACCTATACCTTTTTGGAGCCCACTTCATATAATGAGGGCGAAGCTGCTCCAATACTCCAAAATTCAAGATTCCTACATCCAATAGCGCCCCTTTTTAATTTTACCCACGTGGAAAATAACTATGTGGATTTTAACAGGGAAAGACTATTGCCTCAAATGTTCAACAATGAAGGACCCGCAATGGCCACGGCAGACATCAATGGCGATGGCATCATGGATGTTTATATAGGAGGCGCAAAAAATCAGTCGGGCAGTCTTTTTCTCTCTACCCCTAACCAATCAGGTTATACGGAAATTAAGGAACCATTTCTGCCTCATAAAAGTTCAGAGGATACCCATGCCGTATTTTTCGACAGTGATAATGATGGCGACCTAGACCTGTATGTATGTAGTGGCGGGAAGGCTTTTTCCACCTACGATTGGGCTTTGAACGATAGATTATATATAAATGATGGTAAAGGTAATTTCACAATTTCCTCCAACCCCCTACCCTTTACACTCCCCTTAAGTTCTTCTACTGTAAAGGCTGTGGATTTTGACAATGACGGGGATATGGACCTGTTTGTAGGTGGCAGGTTCAATCCTAATGTTTATGGGACGCCCGTATCCAGTTACATCTTGGAAAATTTGGGCCAAAATAAATTCTCCTTGTATAACGCCCCTGTTCTAGAAAATTTGGGAATGGTTACCGATGCCGCCTGGGTGGATATTGATCAGGACGGATGGCAAGATTTAATCGTATTGGGAGAATGGATGCCCATACAAATTTTTATCAATAAGAAGGGTAAATTCATTAATCAAACGGAGACCTACGGTTTAGCGAATTCTACTGGCATGTGGTCTACCCTAAAAATAACGGATATAAACGGAGATGGAAAGATGGATATTTTGGCGGGAAATATAGGTCATAATTCCTTTTACAAACCCGGCACAAGATTATATCTGAAAGATTTTGATGAAAACGGTTTTGCAGAACAGATCATTTGCCATAAATTAAACAACAACTATTATCCTATCGTAGACAGGGATGAACTCATTGCCCAATTGCCGGAACTAAAAAACAAAATGCTCTTCTATAAGGATTATGCGACAGCCACAATAACCGATCTTTTTGATAAAGAGAGCTTAATGGAAGCCTATAAAATTGACCTCCAAATTACGGCTACGAGCTTATTTTTAAACAAAGGAAAACATTTTAAACAAAAAGAACTGCCCCCAGAAATCCAATATTCCAATGTTAGCGCCATAGAAGTTATGGACATCAATAAAGATGGGGTAATGGATGTCCTTTTGGGAGGGAATCAATATCTTGTGAAACCACAATTTGGAAGACTGGATGCCTCTAAGGGTTGGGAGGTTCTAGGCCAAAATTTAGAAAAAAATAACTATAGCTTCGGAAAGGTGAAACCCTTAGGGATACAAGGACAAATACGGAATTTTAAATTAGTCCCATATAAAGGAAAACAACTTTTACTGACAGCAATAAATAATAATCATCTTCTTTTTCATGAAGCACCATAA
- a CDS encoding RagB/SusD family nutrient uptake outer membrane protein — MKNIHKAIFLCGGLLLWSCTDLEENLVGEIDRPVSIDEPSTTFDGGGNGGNDALSVAYSKLRDGSASSGGYWAIQSVSSDEMAVTQKGGDWYDGGIWIDMHRHTFGPSNGPINDSWTQQYGAIAACNDLLKTSLDDNQTAQIKVLRAFFYYRLLDTYGRVKLVTTPGQDAPQSTRAQVFTFVENELLNALGVSSVSASMDLSNSPLTTDVNPYRVNQYAALGILAKLYLNAEVYTGTPRYTEAADAASYVIDNSGYVLCGVGCSVPNPGKRPVVDSDPDNLEGYAAVFAPNNQNNPEIIWSIAYDGVTGGGMNFAHMSLHYSSQFTWNLVSQPWNGYSALEDFYNSYEDNDARKKANFIVGPQYDYNGSAILDYAATDGQLELNYTPEINELEPNASRKGGARLGKFSFRLFGRDDQDNDMPIVRLGDLYLIRAEGRARAVNNWSLAEADVNTIRTRAGLAPLAGLNADTFLAERGREMFMEVTRRQDLIRFGKFDDAWWEKTNSDPHKALFPIPQPQIDASKGTLTQNPGY, encoded by the coding sequence ATGAAAAATATCCATAAAGCAATATTCCTATGTGGCGGTCTCCTATTATGGTCCTGTACGGACCTAGAAGAAAATCTAGTCGGAGAAATTGACCGCCCCGTTAGTATAGACGAACCTAGCACTACTTTTGATGGTGGTGGTAATGGCGGCAACGACGCCCTTAGTGTGGCCTACAGTAAATTGAGAGACGGTAGTGCCTCTAGTGGTGGTTATTGGGCTATCCAGTCCGTTTCCTCTGATGAAATGGCCGTAACCCAAAAAGGGGGAGATTGGTACGATGGAGGTATCTGGATAGATATGCACCGGCATACCTTTGGTCCATCAAACGGACCTATCAATGACTCATGGACACAACAATATGGAGCCATTGCTGCCTGTAACGATTTATTGAAGACCAGCTTGGACGACAATCAGACAGCACAGATAAAAGTACTAAGAGCATTCTTCTATTACAGATTATTAGATACCTATGGCAGGGTAAAACTTGTCACCACGCCAGGCCAGGATGCACCACAATCCACCCGAGCCCAAGTATTTACCTTTGTAGAGAATGAGTTGTTAAACGCATTGGGTGTTTCTTCGGTAAGTGCCTCCATGGACCTCAGTAATAGTCCATTGACTACTGACGTAAATCCATATCGCGTAAACCAATATGCCGCATTGGGTATTTTGGCAAAATTGTATCTAAATGCGGAAGTTTATACTGGCACACCAAGATATACAGAAGCTGCTGACGCGGCCTCTTATGTCATTGACAATTCTGGATATGTGCTTTGCGGTGTTGGCTGTAGCGTTCCCAATCCTGGCAAAAGACCTGTGGTTGATTCCGATCCAGATAACTTGGAAGGCTATGCCGCAGTATTTGCCCCAAACAACCAAAACAACCCAGAAATTATCTGGTCCATTGCTTACGATGGAGTTACTGGTGGAGGCATGAATTTTGCCCATATGTCTTTGCACTATTCCAGTCAGTTTACATGGAATTTGGTGTCACAGCCATGGAACGGATACTCGGCCCTAGAAGACTTTTACAACTCTTATGAAGACAATGATGCTAGAAAGAAAGCCAACTTTATAGTAGGTCCACAATATGATTACAATGGTTCGGCAATCTTAGATTACGCTGCTACCGACGGACAATTAGAACTGAACTACACCCCAGAGATCAACGAATTGGAACCTAACGCATCCCGTAAGGGAGGTGCTAGATTAGGGAAGTTTAGCTTTAGGCTCTTTGGTAGGGACGATCAGGATAATGACATGCCTATTGTACGACTCGGAGACCTGTATTTGATCCGTGCCGAAGGCAGGGCAAGAGCGGTAAATAACTGGTCCTTAGCTGAAGCTGATGTAAATACAATTAGGACAAGGGCGGGACTAGCTCCTCTTGCAGGATTAAATGCTGACACCTTTTTGGCAGAACGCGGGCGCGAAATGTTTATGGAGGTGACCCGTAGACAAGATTTGATTCGCTTTGGGAAATTTGATGATGCATGGTGGGAAAAAACAAATAGCGACCCACACAAAGCCCTATTCCCTATACCACAACCACAAATTGACGCCAGTAAAGGTACTTTAACACAGAATCCTGGATATTGA
- a CDS encoding SusC/RagA family TonB-linked outer membrane protein, translating into MKIKFLKTGFMLFGTFLCFGIALAQEVSGTVSDATGPLPGASVVVKGTTTGAQTDFDGNYTISGVEADAILVFSYIGYLSKEIPVSGQTTIDVVLSEDAQALDEVVVTGYGSQTRKEITSAVTVVNSEDFNQGTVNDASQLLQGKVAGLSIYNKGGNPNEDAVIRLRGISSVGANSSPLIVIDGVVGASLNNVDPNDIESINVLKDGSAAAIYGTRGSSGVILVTTKRGSPGGVSVDYNGSLAVSTMANHVDVMSAEEFVSSGGVDLGSRNDWLDLVTIDGTTKVNNVSISGGDGKTNYRFSGNFRDSQGILRESGFKQFNTRASVSALTFNDKLKIDFNISFTNRKSEFSYEEALRYALLYNPTAPVFGKDSPFQFDSPTFGGYFETLGLFDSFNPVSIVNQNTNTGDKNEFTYSANFNYDILDNWELNALISQQTNKLTNQDYYRTTSHFRGNATSPNRKGRARLYTENRDFKLFELYSTFNQNVGLIDFAVTGGYSWQQQNQYNYFLEMGDFPNNDIEYINALEWSQDLANAGFIDANSNASPDDRIIAFFGRVSATFDNAIFFNASLRREGSTKFGENNRWANFPAVGIGADLNHYLELDNIDLLKVRVGYGVTGALPSSNGLSRALYTPADGKLSSNQSTDANPNLKWEEKAETNFGIEFKMDRLSTTLDIYSRDVSDFILERDVDVTIYPTGRRVENAGKLRSSGFEIAINYDLLRNENFKYNTGVIISRNKTKLKEYLTPQEMRGSLGAPGQNDTDMIRIKEGEEIGQIWGPVFSGEVVDGSQQFVDINNDGQLLTNQNNALDPDGDFKVLGKGTPDFELGWTNQLRYGNWDLNAFFRGAFGHSLINTYRAFYEPRVGSQGSYNFVNTELANPEITNAKFSSLYVEKADFFKLDNLSLGYTFKLKENDYIKGVRVTASGQNLFTITNYTGSDPEPALQDAGTIDNGGFPGTTYDPLIPGIDRRNNYFSSRTYTLGLNINF; encoded by the coding sequence ATGAAAATCAAATTTCTTAAGACAGGCTTTATGCTGTTTGGAACATTTCTATGTTTCGGAATAGCATTGGCACAAGAGGTATCAGGTACGGTATCTGATGCCACTGGACCCTTACCCGGTGCAAGTGTAGTGGTAAAAGGAACCACTACTGGTGCGCAAACGGATTTTGACGGAAACTACACTATTAGCGGTGTAGAAGCAGACGCTATCCTTGTTTTTAGTTATATAGGATACCTATCCAAAGAGATTCCTGTATCCGGGCAAACTACTATAGATGTGGTTTTATCCGAAGATGCACAAGCGTTGGATGAAGTTGTGGTTACCGGATATGGCTCCCAGACCAGAAAGGAAATTACTTCCGCGGTAACAGTGGTTAATAGTGAAGATTTTAACCAAGGAACGGTAAACGATGCCTCTCAGTTATTGCAAGGTAAGGTTGCTGGTCTTAGTATATACAATAAAGGGGGAAATCCCAATGAAGATGCTGTAATTAGGCTTCGGGGCATTTCTTCTGTAGGAGCCAACTCCTCTCCACTTATTGTGATAGATGGAGTAGTAGGGGCCTCCCTGAACAACGTGGATCCAAATGACATTGAAAGCATCAACGTTTTAAAAGACGGATCGGCCGCCGCTATCTATGGAACAAGGGGTTCCAGTGGGGTCATCTTGGTGACTACAAAAAGAGGTTCACCAGGCGGAGTTAGTGTAGATTATAATGGATCCCTTGCCGTATCTACCATGGCAAACCATGTAGATGTTATGTCCGCTGAAGAATTTGTAAGCTCGGGCGGTGTGGATCTTGGAAGTAGAAATGATTGGTTAGACCTGGTAACCATAGATGGTACTACCAAGGTAAACAATGTTTCTATTTCAGGTGGTGATGGAAAGACCAACTATAGGTTTTCTGGAAATTTCAGGGATTCACAAGGGATTTTGCGAGAATCTGGATTTAAGCAATTTAATACTAGAGCAAGTGTCTCAGCCCTCACATTTAACGACAAATTAAAAATTGATTTCAATATTTCCTTTACCAATAGGAAAAGTGAGTTTAGCTATGAGGAAGCTTTGCGTTATGCGTTGTTGTACAATCCAACAGCCCCGGTTTTTGGGAAAGATTCTCCCTTTCAATTTGATTCACCAACTTTTGGCGGGTATTTTGAAACATTGGGACTCTTCGATAGTTTTAATCCGGTATCCATTGTAAATCAAAATACGAATACAGGGGACAAAAATGAATTTACCTATAGTGCTAACTTCAATTACGATATCTTGGATAATTGGGAATTGAACGCCCTTATTTCCCAACAGACCAATAAACTTACCAATCAGGACTATTATAGGACTACTTCTCATTTTAGAGGTAATGCTACTAGCCCTAACCGAAAAGGTAGAGCTAGACTTTATACTGAGAACAGGGATTTTAAATTATTTGAACTATACAGTACGTTTAATCAAAATGTTGGCCTGATAGATTTTGCGGTTACGGGAGGATACTCTTGGCAACAGCAGAACCAGTACAACTACTTTCTGGAAATGGGCGATTTCCCGAATAACGATATAGAATACATCAATGCCCTGGAATGGTCACAGGATTTAGCCAATGCGGGTTTCATAGACGCCAATAGCAACGCTTCTCCGGACGATCGTATTATTGCTTTCTTTGGAAGGGTAAGCGCTACATTCGACAATGCTATTTTCTTTAATGCCTCCTTAAGACGGGAAGGCTCCACCAAATTCGGTGAAAACAATCGATGGGCCAACTTTCCTGCAGTAGGAATCGGTGCTGATCTAAACCATTACTTGGAACTCGATAACATTGATCTATTAAAAGTTAGGGTAGGTTACGGGGTAACCGGTGCGCTACCATCCTCAAATGGACTGTCTAGGGCTTTGTATACACCAGCAGATGGCAAGTTAAGCAGCAATCAGAGTACAGACGCTAACCCAAACCTTAAGTGGGAGGAGAAAGCGGAAACCAACTTTGGAATCGAATTTAAAATGGACAGATTGTCTACTACCCTAGACATCTATTCTAGGGATGTAAGTGATTTTATTCTTGAAAGAGATGTGGACGTAACCATCTACCCTACTGGTAGACGGGTAGAAAATGCGGGAAAACTGCGCTCAAGCGGTTTTGAAATTGCAATAAATTATGATCTACTACGCAATGAGAACTTTAAATATAATACTGGGGTCATCATATCACGAAACAAGACAAAACTTAAGGAATACCTTACTCCACAAGAGATGAGAGGATCTTTAGGTGCTCCTGGCCAAAATGATACCGATATGATCCGTATTAAGGAAGGAGAAGAAATAGGACAAATTTGGGGGCCCGTATTTAGCGGGGAAGTAGTAGATGGAAGTCAACAATTTGTAGACATTAACAATGACGGCCAATTACTTACCAACCAAAACAACGCCTTGGACCCAGATGGGGATTTTAAAGTATTAGGAAAAGGAACCCCCGATTTTGAATTGGGATGGACCAACCAATTGCGATATGGTAACTGGGATTTGAATGCCTTCTTCAGAGGTGCCTTCGGACATAGTCTAATAAACACCTATAGGGCGTTTTACGAGCCACGTGTAGGAAGCCAAGGTTCTTATAACTTTGTAAATACCGAATTGGCCAATCCAGAAATCACCAACGCAAAATTTAGTTCCCTATACGTGGAAAAAGCAGATTTCTTTAAACTGGACAACCTTTCCTTGGGCTACACCTTTAAACTTAAAGAAAACGACTACATTAAAGGCGTTCGGGTTACCGCTAGCGGACAAAACTTGTTTACGATAACCAACTACACTGGTTCCGATCCAGAACCAGCTTTACAGGATGCGGGTACCATTGATAATGGAGGCTTCCCAGGAACAACCTATGACCCCCTAATTCCAGGTATTGATCGTAGAAATAACTATTTTTCCTCCCGAACCTATACGTTAGGACTGAACATAAACTTTTAA